From a region of the Lactuca sativa cultivar Salinas chromosome 4, Lsat_Salinas_v11, whole genome shotgun sequence genome:
- the LOC111893869 gene encoding uncharacterized protein LOC111893869, with protein sequence MAAFCPIGAFCSSSNSVNSVFINPKPYRRAIPHKTSLLTNATSPSSTSYNNPQKTNQESMSIDALKRFIRLNLGNWTGSFHQFDSTGKLMHKVDTRLSAGSYGEDELISLIQTLYIKQSSSSSYSASKTDHEAEWAEYKIKETNMFTAEKYQQIGFFPQEKAFALRYQTAGMLETVLREGVLGEDDIGEASPKNLKLPSKLPSIVCENCLYSLDKDLRARAFHIMDPKGIVEMLILFLEQKGVGVVTPPFLDDSKEKENRINQHLGTWKGHSVTKRSGVYGATDAEADTVTSLEIDDKGQLIQDQTSTYKDKNVSTNVRWTGKMSGNLVKYDGGYQITLLPGGMYMGCPCDVGKQVSEAKSFHLEFCWVEPKSPTKRQRLVRTYDIDGLAVSSTYFLETKM encoded by the exons ATGGCAGCCTTCTGTCCGATTGGTGCTTTTTGCAGCAGTAGTAATTCGGTCAATTCagttttcataaaccctaaaccatACCGTCGAGCAATTCCTCACAAAACGTCATTGTTAACCAACGCAACGTCTCCTTCATCGACTTCGTATAATAATCCTCAAAAAACAAATCAGGAATCGATGAGCATCGACGCTCTTAAGCGATTCATCAGACTCAATTTGGGGAACTGGACCGGTTCTTTTCAC CAATTTGATTCAACGGGGAAGTTGATGCATAAGGTGGATACCAGGCTATCCGCGGGATCTTATGGTGAAGATGAGTTGATTAGTTTGATTCAGAC GTTGTACATCAAACAATCATCTTCATCAAGCTATTCAGCTTCCAAAACAGATCATGAAGCCGAATGGGCAGAGTACAAAATCAAAGAAACCAACATGTTTACTGCAGAAAAATATCAACAG ATTGGTTTCTTTCCCCAAGAGAAAGCATTTGCATTAAGGTATCAGACAGCAGGCATGTTAGAAACAGTATTAAGAGAAGGAGTGTTAGGTGAAGATGACATTGGAGAAGCATCACCCAA AAACCTGAAGCTTCCTTCTAAGTTACCTTCTATTGTATGTGAAAACTGTCTTTATTCACTAGACAAAGATTTGAGAGCAAGAGCATTCCATATAATGGATCCGAAAGGTATTGTTGAGATGCTTATCCTCTTTCTTGAACAAAAAGGTGTTGGAGTGGTTACGCCTCCTTTTCTTGATGACTCTAAG GAGAAAGAAAACAGGATCAATCAGCATCTTGGAACATGGAAAGGTCACTCTGTAACAAAGCGTAGTGGTGTTTATGGTGCCACTGATGCTGAAGCTGACACAGTGACATCACTTGAAATTGATGACAAGGGTCAGCTAATCCAG GATCAAACATCAACATACAAGGACAAAAATGTATCCACAAATGTGCGATGGACAGGCAAGATGTCGGGTAACTTGGTGAAATATGATGGTGGCTATCAAATCACATTATTACCGGGAGGCATGTACATGGGGTGTCCATGTGATGTGGGAAAACAAGTGAGTGAAGCCAAGTCTTTTCATTTAGAGTTTTGTTGGGTCGAACCCAAATCCCCTACAAAAAGACAGAGACTTGTTCGCACTTATGACATCGATGGTTTAGCCGTTTCTTCAACTTACTTTCTCGAGACCAAAATGTGA